A region of Halosolutus amylolyticus DNA encodes the following proteins:
- a CDS encoding helix-turn-helix domain-containing protein: MASTDESVVEEEPVDRARAGTSDTTTNSDGTATFTAYACERCESVGFGAEPMQCCGSSMVPVERQRPTESPDLPTLLAHVFGISDTEIAICIALMEEGEMTVTEIASVFDYSEGYVRQLLHHMDDAGLVETRSKLVRGGGRVNVYAHSSLPDVKRAFEEALFDWFEDARALLDDEIIVEKEAALESADVIRQELSTAEDESIYYGRE, encoded by the coding sequence ATGGCAAGTACGGACGAGAGCGTGGTAGAAGAGGAACCGGTCGATCGGGCGCGCGCCGGAACGTCGGATACCACCACGAACTCCGATGGAACGGCGACGTTCACCGCGTACGCCTGTGAACGATGTGAGAGCGTCGGGTTCGGGGCCGAGCCGATGCAGTGTTGCGGATCGTCCATGGTCCCCGTCGAGCGACAGCGACCGACCGAATCACCCGACCTGCCGACGCTGCTCGCGCACGTATTCGGAATTTCGGACACGGAGATCGCGATCTGTATCGCGCTCATGGAGGAGGGGGAGATGACTGTCACCGAAATCGCCAGCGTCTTCGACTACTCCGAAGGGTACGTCCGCCAGCTACTCCACCACATGGACGACGCCGGCCTCGTCGAAACCCGTTCGAAGCTCGTTCGGGGCGGGGGTCGAGTCAACGTCTACGCGCATAGCTCGCTCCCGGACGTCAAACGGGCGTTCGAGGAAGCACTGTTCGACTGGTTCGAGGATGCTCGAGCGCTTCTCGACGACGAGATCATCGTGGAGAAAGAAGCCGCACTCGAGTCCGCAGACGTCATCCGTCAGGAACTATCCACCGCCGAGGACGAATCGATTTACTACGGGCGGGAGTGA
- a CDS encoding YncE family protein: protein MTNRTDGVSRRKFILATGAVSVAGLAGCSETEEQDAAIQKVEASDPETDESVVDPDGWATKYSERQQVHLTDELDSSGDPAWDQSEHPHVYVTSNGPGYSGQLSSVDLPGISIVDADTHEEVVSKQFDLGIDEPFEPHGCAVSPDGKWIYSLTGGGGFSTGTGRLMIVNAETLKIDKILTTAGMPHHVKTFELYDGRPVVLAYTFNWYNAEPMRESTTGMIVMDPADDHRVIGGIDGEMLQEHPYLAFPHPDGRHLLISCPDGKHEHVDGLWAVVEMENWTAVDFFPGGLGPIYGAFTVDGRHAYLGASYEDTVFKYDAAANEVVDESNSGTFGLYGVTLSPDENSLYTVGKGEGSHNVGKTLGKVDTTSMNAVDEFDYGVTRGDHALVNPFQPSELWISGNASFNDVVWDMETDQRVENIEKSGSSHNGAFVDYETDDEWKVVFDQAGWHGWARDEQMDRVGADEVVEWGSEDV from the coding sequence ATGACTAACAGAACAGACGGCGTTTCGAGACGGAAGTTCATCCTGGCCACCGGTGCAGTGTCGGTTGCTGGGCTGGCAGGGTGTAGTGAAACCGAAGAACAGGACGCCGCTATCCAGAAGGTCGAAGCCTCCGATCCCGAGACCGACGAGTCGGTCGTCGATCCGGACGGGTGGGCGACGAAGTATTCGGAGCGACAGCAAGTTCACCTGACGGACGAACTGGATTCGTCGGGCGATCCCGCCTGGGACCAGTCGGAACACCCGCACGTGTACGTGACGTCGAACGGCCCCGGGTACTCGGGACAGCTGTCCAGCGTAGATCTTCCCGGGATTTCGATCGTCGACGCCGATACCCACGAGGAAGTCGTCAGCAAGCAGTTCGACCTGGGGATCGACGAACCGTTCGAGCCACACGGATGTGCCGTCTCCCCCGACGGTAAGTGGATCTATTCCCTCACCGGTGGGGGCGGTTTCAGCACTGGGACCGGTCGATTGATGATCGTCAACGCGGAGACGCTGAAGATCGACAAGATCCTGACGACGGCCGGGATGCCACACCACGTCAAGACGTTCGAACTGTACGACGGGAGGCCTGTCGTCCTCGCGTATACGTTCAACTGGTACAACGCCGAGCCGATGCGGGAGTCGACGACCGGCATGATCGTCATGGATCCCGCCGACGATCACCGCGTCATCGGCGGCATCGACGGGGAAATGCTCCAGGAACACCCCTATCTCGCGTTCCCACACCCCGACGGTCGGCACCTGTTGATCAGTTGCCCGGATGGGAAACACGAGCACGTCGACGGACTGTGGGCCGTCGTCGAGATGGAAAACTGGACCGCCGTCGACTTCTTCCCCGGCGGCCTCGGTCCGATCTACGGCGCTTTCACCGTCGACGGCCGACACGCATACCTCGGTGCCAGTTACGAGGATACCGTCTTCAAGTACGACGCCGCGGCCAACGAAGTGGTCGACGAGTCCAACAGCGGTACGTTCGGCCTCTATGGCGTCACGCTCAGCCCGGACGAGAATTCGTTGTACACGGTTGGCAAGGGCGAAGGTTCCCACAACGTCGGCAAAACCCTCGGAAAGGTCGACACGACTTCGATGAACGCCGTGGACGAGTTCGACTACGGCGTGACCCGCGGTGACCACGCGCTGGTCAACCCATTCCAGCCAAGCGAACTGTGGATCAGCGGGAACGCCAGCTTCAACGACGTCGTCTGGGACATGGAAACCGACCAGCGCGTCGAGAACATCGAGAAGTCCGGCAGTTCCCACAACGGTGCGTTCGTCGACTACGAAACGGACGACGAGTGGAAGGTCGTATTCGACCAGGCGGGGTGGCACGGCTGGGCTCGTGACGAACAGATGGACCGCGTCGGAGCCGACGAAGTCGTCGAGTGGGGCAGCGAAGACGTCTAA
- a CDS encoding cytochrome c biogenesis CcdA family protein has protein sequence MIDFLSLVAVALGLLAVTMTPCLIQLVFVYFAAVSGVSVAEANRGALTESKLRAHRLTVIKLTLAFVVGFTIVFTTAGGLVGLYGEAVQDFPLWGADSTLGERIFGVGFVILGLWMANVSRAPVACKIPFPSFDRDPQNTSVLGMFSIGFLYMFGCATCFSGAIFAGLLAVLGTTAAPLEGALVMLLFSLGIGVPLLVAATLLTDVFPYLARFQRVGRIVSLVASLFIVGMGIVAISGNFHVLSDLIATVLL, from the coding sequence ATGATCGACTTCCTATCGCTGGTGGCGGTCGCGCTGGGCCTGCTCGCAGTAACGATGACCCCCTGTCTGATCCAGTTGGTCTTCGTATATTTCGCGGCAGTCTCCGGCGTCTCCGTCGCCGAGGCAAACCGCGGTGCGTTGACCGAGAGCAAGTTACGGGCCCATCGTCTCACCGTCATCAAGTTGACGCTGGCATTCGTCGTCGGCTTCACGATCGTGTTCACGACCGCGGGTGGACTGGTCGGACTGTACGGAGAGGCGGTTCAGGACTTCCCGCTGTGGGGTGCTGACTCCACCCTCGGCGAACGGATCTTCGGCGTGGGATTCGTCATCCTGGGGCTCTGGATGGCAAACGTCTCCCGGGCTCCGGTCGCGTGCAAGATCCCATTCCCGTCGTTCGACCGCGACCCGCAGAACACGAGCGTTCTGGGGATGTTCTCGATCGGGTTCCTGTACATGTTCGGCTGCGCGACGTGCTTCAGCGGCGCGATCTTCGCCGGCCTTCTCGCCGTGCTCGGTACGACGGCCGCACCCCTCGAGGGTGCGCTCGTCATGTTGCTATTTAGCCTGGGCATCGGCGTTCCGTTGTTGGTCGCTGCGACGCTGCTGACGGACGTCTTCCCCTATCTCGCGCGCTTCCAGCGTGTCGGTCGGATCGTCTCCCTGGTCGCCAGCCTCTTCATCGTCGGAATGGGGATCGTGGCGATATCGGGGAACTTCCACGTGCTCTCGGATCTGATCGCGACCGTCCTGCTCTGA
- a CDS encoding PQQ-binding-like beta-propeller repeat protein translates to MYGVDLQNTAHHPDANGPEGDEVTARAVTDTEETGIYPVTIADGMLYGNSGGKKIYALDLETEEIEWEGDVSGSTAVRDGRVYGPISDETLYAYDVDSGDQWESEQHDEIDAFVTHPLPTADGILIASDDAIWGFDSDTGDYTHIIDTPLTNLTTDWPAFADDTLYIGRSDGLHAINVATPEIEWTFQPEDEGGLTNSNPAISDGTVYTIKFTSWNEKQLLAIDADSGEEEWATEIDIDGVSPAVADGTVYLAGSESLVAVNADSGTVEWERGDDIALEPYDVVVANGICYVTTSFRIWARDAGTGDLVWEYQRPDESDIRFSASPTVFDETVYVPSSDDTLYAIEEA, encoded by the coding sequence ATGTACGGCGTCGATCTGCAGAATACGGCTCATCACCCGGATGCGAACGGACCCGAGGGTGACGAAGTCACCGCACGCGCGGTAACTGATACAGAGGAAACGGGGATTTACCCGGTTACGATCGCCGATGGAATGTTGTACGGAAATAGTGGCGGCAAAAAGATCTACGCACTCGATCTCGAGACGGAAGAGATCGAATGGGAAGGTGACGTCAGCGGTTCGACAGCCGTCCGTGATGGGCGGGTGTACGGTCCCATTAGTGACGAAACGCTGTACGCCTACGATGTCGACAGTGGAGACCAGTGGGAATCAGAACAGCACGACGAGATCGATGCCTTCGTCACACACCCGCTCCCGACAGCGGACGGCATTCTCATTGCCTCGGACGACGCGATCTGGGGGTTCGATTCGGATACAGGCGACTACACGCACATTATCGACACCCCGCTTACTAACCTCACCACCGATTGGCCCGCGTTCGCAGACGACACGCTGTACATCGGCCGATCGGACGGGTTGCACGCGATTAACGTTGCGACTCCAGAAATCGAGTGGACGTTCCAGCCCGAAGATGAAGGAGGTTTGACCAATAGTAATCCTGCCATTAGTGACGGCACGGTCTATACGATAAAATTCACCTCGTGGAACGAGAAACAATTACTTGCGATCGACGCAGACTCCGGCGAGGAAGAGTGGGCGACCGAGATAGATATCGATGGAGTAAGTCCGGCCGTGGCCGACGGAACCGTTTACCTCGCTGGCTCCGAATCCCTCGTGGCCGTCAATGCCGATTCGGGAACCGTAGAATGGGAACGGGGGGACGATATCGCCCTCGAACCGTACGACGTGGTCGTGGCAAACGGGATCTGTTATGTCACAACCTCGTTTCGAATCTGGGCACGCGATGCTGGGACCGGTGACCTCGTCTGGGAGTACCAGCGACCCGACGAAAGCGACATCCGATTCTCGGCATCGCCGACGGTATTCGATGAGACGGTCTACGTCCCGTCCAGCGATGATACCCTGTACGCGATCGAAGAGGCCTGA
- a CDS encoding DUF7286 family protein produces the protein MTRNSPRTISIADDDRARIPFAIIGVLLLVSSVLIVATLETRSDPEIDLGTEMAVDRGEAYATSQIRHATVRATDKVVRSPLTTVDGDVNGAIDDDEAFEDQTKLTILAEVTAALDGREQDVGQGRTVEVSVPEVDDWSDESDLESAIKYVDLEEDDGVMEVTIQDIEFTVRDEDGEVETSTTRDVTVAVGTTMMELHDRVDEYEDHLNKGMIESVQDREGYGYDLAKRMWPLVWGKAYYDRLLGDVEDRAFDNVTPNDHTEVMANDARFTAQQEVFGTQDDYGNRVMAGPFLCMAYDLSDSAFDVGDKYDFDSIADDLHPDENVSSVEDLCAEGILSPDGELPEMPTIEEIITGMLGNIDKNGTIQGHPFADMSMYEMETSLDQDGLEREMREELNETERFNEEYLEDYYDDAENDRTDIGDLDDKIDELSNLLDSLETLREEAVNMDNTDTAIDDVYTVNGKLGSVHSYPSSDGGTHPPTPYLDPDEYDVDNLTEMDPEYYTWRERVDASIDKTTADDGDSSLDRSLVSVEIEVEMRYTTKRRWNNTNTNSSPDVVKYESRNTNYTTAFELDGEFAPDLEINPSSVEHVLDRGGSPDPYVGSPTNWEDASDEVTEVYFGRDFDSDSEFESWIRPRAADVESVSDFEDAINYDRNFDEEIQLSPRSDGSLHSYIVWEDLIEVHNETVTEIEPVEAEVIEMLTADESPIREMSDNVKEMEDEYVNESDDFDNAPGAAKMEARQLYFDNIYKYIDELATHHENVTTGGGNLIDSLLGEFLDSANEIIGGPMDLLDEMLGSGEEMLQDEGGAEVDTPEVLNDVHIDVDGSPTYHSSQVAVNQTEVPAVRAEGDGPLDIDEDVDFAPMGAAYENEVNLPGFPLIPWPPLFYLQVDVWHIDVEGEYARFEVEATSSDPSVTDSTTYVREDKDVMLETPDGDEVQLGSTDPITYETNQTILVVVPAPQFLPQGAPGVGDNTMAGAPGEMCSPLWNETGPEFGEDDPEPEENCL, from the coding sequence ATGACACGCAATTCACCCCGTACGATTTCGATCGCAGACGACGACAGAGCACGGATCCCGTTCGCAATTATCGGCGTCTTGCTGCTCGTCAGCAGCGTGTTGATCGTCGCCACGCTCGAGACGAGAAGCGACCCGGAGATCGACCTCGGCACCGAGATGGCCGTCGATCGCGGCGAGGCGTACGCGACCAGCCAGATCCGCCACGCGACCGTCCGAGCGACCGACAAGGTCGTTCGATCGCCGCTGACGACCGTCGATGGCGACGTGAACGGCGCGATCGACGACGACGAGGCGTTCGAGGACCAGACGAAACTCACGATCCTCGCCGAGGTCACCGCGGCCCTCGACGGGCGCGAACAGGACGTCGGCCAGGGCCGGACCGTCGAGGTATCGGTGCCCGAGGTCGACGACTGGTCCGACGAGAGCGACCTGGAGTCGGCGATCAAATACGTCGACCTCGAGGAAGACGACGGCGTGATGGAGGTGACGATCCAGGATATCGAGTTCACCGTTCGCGACGAGGACGGCGAGGTCGAGACGTCGACGACGCGCGATGTCACCGTGGCTGTGGGGACGACCATGATGGAACTTCACGATCGCGTCGACGAGTACGAGGACCACCTGAACAAGGGGATGATCGAGAGCGTGCAGGATCGCGAGGGCTACGGTTACGACCTCGCCAAACGCATGTGGCCGCTCGTCTGGGGGAAAGCCTACTACGATCGGTTGCTGGGTGACGTCGAAGATCGGGCATTCGACAACGTCACGCCGAACGATCACACCGAGGTCATGGCCAACGACGCGCGATTTACGGCCCAGCAGGAGGTCTTCGGCACGCAGGACGATTACGGGAACCGCGTGATGGCGGGGCCGTTCCTGTGTATGGCCTACGATCTCTCGGACAGCGCGTTCGACGTGGGTGACAAGTACGATTTCGACTCGATTGCAGACGATCTCCATCCTGACGAGAACGTCAGTAGCGTCGAGGACCTCTGTGCAGAAGGCATTCTCTCTCCGGACGGCGAGTTACCGGAGATGCCCACGATCGAGGAGATCATCACGGGAATGCTCGGAAATATCGACAAGAACGGGACGATCCAGGGGCATCCGTTTGCGGATATGTCCATGTACGAAATGGAAACGAGTCTCGATCAGGATGGCCTCGAGAGGGAAATGAGGGAGGAGCTAAATGAGACGGAGCGATTTAACGAAGAGTACCTCGAGGACTATTACGATGACGCCGAAAACGATCGAACTGATATTGGTGATCTAGACGACAAAATTGACGAACTGTCCAATTTGCTAGATTCCCTCGAAACTCTACGGGAAGAAGCCGTTAATATGGACAATACAGATACCGCTATTGACGATGTGTATACGGTAAACGGGAAACTCGGAAGCGTCCACAGCTATCCGAGTAGTGATGGCGGCACCCATCCACCGACACCCTACCTCGATCCGGATGAGTACGACGTCGACAATTTGACCGAAATGGATCCGGAGTACTACACGTGGCGGGAACGTGTAGATGCCAGTATCGACAAGACGACCGCTGATGACGGCGATTCAAGTCTCGATCGATCGCTCGTTTCGGTCGAAATCGAGGTAGAGATGCGGTATACGACGAAGAGGAGGTGGAACAACACGAATACGAACTCATCACCGGACGTCGTCAAGTACGAGTCAAGGAATACGAATTACACGACGGCATTCGAACTGGATGGAGAGTTCGCACCTGATCTGGAAATCAATCCAAGCAGCGTCGAACACGTTCTCGACCGGGGTGGCTCTCCGGATCCATACGTGGGAAGCCCGACCAACTGGGAAGACGCTTCTGACGAGGTAACTGAAGTGTACTTCGGGCGTGACTTCGACAGCGATTCGGAATTCGAAAGCTGGATCCGGCCGAGAGCGGCCGATGTCGAATCGGTAAGCGACTTCGAAGACGCGATCAATTACGATCGTAACTTCGACGAAGAGATCCAGTTATCGCCCCGGAGCGACGGGAGTCTTCACAGCTATATCGTCTGGGAGGATCTAATCGAAGTTCATAACGAGACCGTGACAGAGATCGAACCGGTCGAGGCCGAAGTCATTGAGATGCTGACGGCCGACGAGAGCCCAATACGCGAGATGTCCGATAATGTCAAAGAGATGGAAGACGAGTACGTGAACGAAAGCGATGACTTTGACAACGCCCCGGGCGCCGCCAAGATGGAGGCTCGACAACTGTACTTCGATAATATATATAAGTATATCGATGAACTGGCGACTCATCACGAAAACGTGACTACGGGCGGTGGAAATCTAATAGATAGTCTCCTTGGTGAGTTTTTGGATTCGGCAAACGAGATTATCGGCGGTCCGATGGACTTACTGGACGAGATGCTTGGATCTGGCGAGGAGATGCTGCAGGACGAAGGCGGTGCCGAAGTCGACACGCCGGAGGTACTGAACGACGTCCACATCGATGTCGATGGCTCGCCGACTTACCACTCGTCACAGGTTGCGGTCAACCAGACCGAGGTACCTGCGGTTCGGGCCGAGGGCGATGGTCCGCTAGATATCGACGAGGACGTGGACTTCGCACCGATGGGTGCCGCCTACGAGAACGAAGTCAATCTCCCGGGCTTCCCATTGATCCCGTGGCCGCCGCTGTTCTACCTGCAGGTCGACGTCTGGCACATCGATGTCGAGGGCGAGTACGCCCGCTTCGAGGTAGAGGCGACCAGCAGCGATCCGTCGGTGACCGACTCGACGACGTACGTCCGCGAGGACAAAGACGTCATGCTGGAGACCCCCGACGGGGACGAGGTCCAGCTGGGATCGACCGATCCGATCACGTACGAGACCAACCAGACGATCCTCGTCGTCGTGCCCGCGCCGCAGTTCCTGCCACAGGGTGCTCCCGGTGTCGGCGATAACACGATGGCTGGCGCTCCAGGAGAAATGTGTTCACCGCTCTGGAACGAGACTGGGCCCGAGTTCGGTGAAGACGATCCCGAACCCGAGGAGAATTGTCTGTAA